A single Mustelus asterias chromosome 4, sMusAst1.hap1.1, whole genome shotgun sequence DNA region contains:
- the leap2 gene encoding liver-expressed antimicrobial peptide 2, giving the protein MEATGWRTGLMIVCVTLLALCSQLDSKPIQKEAFQISPLRRVYRNTPFWRMVSGSKPIQAYCQHNYECSTKFCRDGHCTHSKFVS; this is encoded by the exons ATGGAAGCTACAGGTTGGAGAACAGGACTAATGATTGTATGTGTTACTTTATTGGCCTTATGTTCTCAG TTGGATTCAAAGCCCATCCAGAAGGAAGCCTTTCAGATATCTCCTCTTAGACGTGTTTATCGGAACACCCCTTTCTGGAGGATGGTCAGTGGCAGTAAACCCATTCAAGCCTACTGTCAACACAACTATGAGTGTAGCACAAAATTCTGCAG AGATGGGCATTGCACACATTCAAAATTTGTATCCTGA